The following proteins are co-located in the Pseudoalteromonas sp. N1230-9 genome:
- the cysZ gene encoding sulfate transporter CysZ yields MEYFFSGFKLISQKGLKRFVLIPLLINIVLFGSSLFFLYGWLTDGFAYMNSLLPEWLSWLEWLMWPIAVLVILFSYSMLFTVITNFIAAPFNGLLSEKVELYLTGQKVNDDGILDTMKDVPRMLGREWTKLCYYLPRAIGFFILLWILPVIGQLLWILFTCWMYAVQYEDYAFDNHKVSFKDMKDDLKEKQTLSYGFGLAVMILTAIPFINLIVMPVAVCGGTRLWVENYRSKYRH; encoded by the coding sequence ATGGAATACTTTTTTTCTGGCTTTAAACTTATTAGCCAAAAAGGGCTAAAACGTTTTGTACTTATTCCTTTATTAATCAATATTGTGCTTTTTGGTAGTTCATTATTTTTTTTATATGGCTGGCTAACTGACGGCTTCGCTTATATGAATTCACTACTTCCAGAATGGCTAAGTTGGTTAGAGTGGTTAATGTGGCCGATTGCCGTATTGGTTATTTTATTTAGCTACAGCATGCTCTTTACCGTTATTACTAACTTTATTGCTGCGCCATTTAATGGTTTACTCAGTGAAAAAGTCGAGCTGTATTTAACCGGTCAAAAAGTCAATGATGATGGCATTCTAGATACAATGAAAGACGTGCCACGCATGCTTGGCCGTGAATGGACAAAGCTTTGCTATTATCTACCAAGAGCGATAGGGTTTTTCATTTTATTATGGATTTTACCTGTTATAGGTCAATTGCTTTGGATACTTTTTACCTGCTGGATGTACGCGGTTCAGTATGAGGATTATGCATTCGACAATCATAAAGTAAGCTTTAAAGATATGAAGGATGATTTAAAAGAAAAGCAAACGCTCTCTTACGGCTTTGGCTTGGCGGTTATGATTCTAACAGCCATCCCTTTTATTAACTTAATTGTTATGCCCGTCGCTGTGTGCGGTGGCACGCGCTTGTGGGTTGAAAATTACCGCAGCAAATATCGCCATTAA
- a CDS encoding GNAT family N-acetyltransferase, whose translation MQLVDLNPHDPDVVHVFSDIDRLINSLYPVATAQSLSVEELAEPNVYAIGLKNDDGIVACGAIVMQEGNPPYGEIRRLYVKPSYRGKGLSRRIMQILLHYAGEQQIPLIRLETGPKQTESINLYENLGFSRCGPFGNYSENPQSLFMELGLNQ comes from the coding sequence ATGCAGTTAGTCGATTTAAATCCACATGATCCTGACGTAGTACACGTGTTTTCCGATATAGACCGACTTATAAACTCTTTATATCCAGTCGCCACAGCTCAATCATTAAGTGTTGAAGAGCTCGCTGAGCCAAATGTATATGCGATAGGGTTAAAAAATGATGATGGTATTGTGGCGTGTGGCGCAATCGTGATGCAAGAGGGGAATCCGCCATATGGTGAGATTCGTCGTTTATACGTAAAACCAAGCTATCGAGGAAAGGGATTATCTCGCCGTATTATGCAAATTTTATTGCATTATGCCGGTGAGCAACAAATTCCCCTTATTCGACTTGAAACAGGCCCTAAACAAACAGAATCAATTAATTTGTATGAAAACTTAGGCTTTAGTCGATGTGGTCCATTTGGTAATTACAGCGAAAATCCACAAAGTTTATTTATGGAATTAGGCCTTAATCAGTAA